The following nucleotide sequence is from Salmo salar chromosome ssa08, Ssal_v3.1, whole genome shotgun sequence.
AAGAAACCTTTTTGGACCACACTATCTGCCACATTGAAGAACTCTGGGTTAAGTGAATTATCACTTCTACCACTAATCAGCAATCATAGGATTCATTCATGCTCCTTAGATGCCAGGTTAAGGTTACAAACTAATTTTAATTCATGGTATATTGACCCCCTGAAGTAGCCTTGGccaccccctggccaccccatgtataaaACACTGTACAGTAATGATGACACCTGCATAGTGACATCTGGGAAACTGAATGACATTTAtctttgtcaggttgtttgtgttgtggttgtggtttacACCAGACTCAGTCTGATGATGACTGTGTCACACCTTCAAGAGGGCCTCAAACTTTAGTGTGGGTTCTGAGGGGGAAAATATCAGAAACATATACTTGTTAGTGGAAAACAGCTAGCCTGAGTCCCAGATATATTTGTGCTGTCATTGTTTGGCGTGACAACAATATAGGAGTTATCAAGActgtacaaacagatctgggactcggGCTAGAAAGAGCTAAACAGCAGTCAGAGGATATGAGTAAAGTCACCCTGATGACTGACTGATGATTGGTATAATTCCATATTTAACTAATGTGATATATTATATCAAATATTTTCTTGGACAATGTTCTATTTTATTCTATTGAAATTATAATACTTGATTCTGCCACAACATTTTTTAAGAAAGCCTGTTGCTGAGAAATAGCTAGAACTCATCCAGTGACATCACTACCAGTCACACAACCTGAGAGACTGTGACCATGACAACTGACCACACGGTGCAGTGGTTGACTCTGAGTCGAGGGGAGCGTCAGATAGTCAGAAAAGGGGAGAGTTAACTCTTTCTCAGCAGCATCACTTTTAGTTGAAAATGGGCCTGTGGTGAACCAAGGTAGAGCTGTGTACATTATCAGTGAGTGTgagtgcgcgtgtgcgtgtgtgtgcgtgtgtgtacttgtgtgtgtttgtgtgtgtacatttgcagcagaagaggctggtgggaggagctacaggAGACGGGCTCATtgcaatggctggaatggaatttgtggaacggtatcaaacacaaacatatggaaaccacgtttgactcagtTCCATGAATTCCCTTccaaccattacaatgagcccatcctcctatttctcctcccaccagccaccactgatgTTCAGACATGAAGGTCTGCATGACTTTGTGCACATATGTGGTGCTTCAGTGTGGGAACATGGTTTGTAGTCGTCTGCTTGTGAAGTCAGATCTCTGATCAGGTATAAGTAGATCTCATCAGACAGTCCGCAAACAAAGTCCTGAAGATGAACAATACAAAACTACCTCTGTTGCAGTGGTGACCCATCATTCATAATTGGCCTATTTTGTTCATGTTATTATGGCATTCATTCGTGttgcatatcagtttgcaaacaatgtaaaaaagaaatcaatgagttaataaagctgcatacaaacatggtttgTTGAGGAAGGCAGATCCAATCTGCAgccgtttcagcctagctcacagttttctgtggtggtggggcagccagcggaattaactgtttcactgccagacaaggctctcctATTAGCCAGGtctagcagtggtaaggtgttgggactgctgttgtgactctgctgttgggacagctttatgtaggccctaacagtttgtgtgcACCATTTGTTACCATTATAgtccaattaatgtattgtttagtgttgtgttgtgttttgcagTGGCTTTGCTGGAGTTTGCATTCGATttttccccaccaagatttacattgcAAAATCACAatgatgttgactatgacgttactttagctaatatggtgacaacgatgtaggctgtgtgtaccgGTTATTATATGGTTTGCTTTGAATGTTTTTTGGGGCTGGTCACACACAGCTGATGTGATGTGCATTGAAGTCTACAAGCAAAGGGAaatggtgagaggaggagagcgcatagttgcgagaaggaatacaaagtggctgctatgaaagtgaactgtgatcaggggtgtattcattctgccgagtctgttgaaaaacgtttattaaacggaagcaaatataagaaacggggataaacatacctgaatttgtccaatataaactcttgtttgcaactgttggactaataattacaccctagataagctagatgcaggcaagagtgtgcaaggcgttaTTGAatgtgtctgtcacctcaaaatgTTCTCTCAACCTgcgtgcacctacgttgtacatTTTTACTTATAGGCTAGGTCGTAGCAACATCATGATGGTTAAAGGGAcattttgagtatcatgtagtagcctaaacctttcgctgttacattgaactgggtgaatggaatatgaaggacagtcaaccaatatgctgtaatagaaaaagGCTATGCTCATGAAAAATaaaatcatcctccctcatcttaaactgcACGGACTGCCACTGGTAGAGAGGAATAATAACCAAACACAGCGTCCCTAACCAATAACATACACTGCACCACAGAAATCACATGCCGAaatgacacagactatgtgaggtttAGTGTAACATAAAGTTGAGTTGTTcacagtagacagacaggcctatgatcccagccagtagaacacacagcagccccagacacactgcagcaacTAGGAAGGGTCTCTTCCCTGAGCTCTCAGGCTCTGTGGAGACAGATACTGTACATAGCATCATCAACAAGACACAATCAAACATGCACTATAGTGATTCATATAGGGTGAACCCTAACTTCAGCTTTAGTCAGATGTCACTTAGTCTCCCAGTATCATTATGTTAAAATATGACCTAAGTGGAAGATAGAATTCACCCCATAATGAGTGATCCCAAGTATAAAGATTCTCTTCTGTATCATCTGTTAATGAAAAAATAAGAAGAGCTGCACTTTTAAAGTGCTGGTTTCTCACCCACATCTCTCTTCCTGTTGAGGAGGACGTGCATGTGGTTGTTAACCATACAGGTTTTCACAGCAACAGGAAGTAGACTGTGGCCAGTTACAGTACACAGGACTACATGAACATTGAAATAACTTTAGGCAGTTAGTATACATCCTAAAATACACCTTAGGAGCCTCCAACATTTCAGAACATTTAACCTGGGACTCACAGCATGTAGCATTTCATGTATCAGTTTCCACAAATAAATCATTTTAATGACTGTTTCAAAACCTTTCCCTTGTGATGTAAGACACCATCGTTTGGAAGAGAAGTTGTGTTCTGTTTGTAAAATATTAATAATCTGTTTGTTAAGGTTTATTTTACACAGTTGAGTTTGGAAGACTTGTGTTTGGGGCACTGGACATCGGCCAACCTCATTATCTTAAGGTAAACAGTTTGTGTGGCAAGTGGAGGGATAATAACCATTGGTTTAAacttccatgtgtgtgtgtctctatgactATGGTGTACTTACCAGTGTTCTGAGATTCAGGAAGTTTATCTATGGACATGTTCACAGTATCCTGTCCACATTAGCATAAATCTCCCCAGACTGCTCCATATAAAAGCGAATTATAAAGGTCCCATTAACATATACTGTGGTACTTTATGGATTAGCATACAGTACAACAGACAATAATATTATGTCATACATCCTGTTAAACAGCTTCTTTAGCTTAACAGTCTGTTGTGTCTGAGAACGTCCAGTGTTATAGATGTAGGGAGGACTTCACACCTTAACCAGTGGTTTGAGCAGACAGCAACCTCCAGGAAGAGACACAACAGCAGATAGACACCATGATGAGTGTGTGGGTATGTAGCAGACAGGTCCACTGGTGCATGGTGTTGCTATTGGTAACCTACACGTTGTCCCTCGTACAGTGAATGTTGTGAGTCATTATCATCTTTCATTAgcatagtttttttgtgtgtgtttcctcTTAGAACTGTTCtgccctctgtgtgtgtccaggtcaCACTGTTTTAAGTATCCAATCACATTCAATCAGGAAGCTGGTAGACCTTGTTAAAGAACATTGTTCCTTTATTTATTAATCTGTGACTTTGTTATTCTTATTATTGAAGTGATAATCATAGATTAATAACTGGACTCACTTGTTTTTTACTAAGCATAAGCCTATGGCAAATCACATGACATGTTTCTAATAGAAATAATGAAGAATCATTTTACAGAGTACAGTATGTCTACATTCTCTCCTCTAAAtctaaacacaacaattatttgtcttattttttctctcttcctcattctcttaattttcttcctcctcctctatgtctctctctgacaATAAGGCTCTATCTCAATTAGACTTTCCTAGattcctctcctcctatctcttctcctcctttcaACCCTGTCAGAGGAGAAGGTCCAAGGCCCCTCCACTAGGATTGTATtctccaatgtgttttgagaaggaggggaggagagaggatgtgaggaggAATCGAGTAAAGCCAAATTGAAAAAGAGCTCATagacaagtctgtaataccactaTTTCACTTCTATGGTGAGTTCATCTCTCACTTTAGCCACTAGGTGGATTCATCACTTAATCATTCAGCACTGTATCCAAACATCAACAAAAAactttgagagaaagagagaggcaaagagagagattgTTACAGTAGGTTATTGTTACACCACTTTCTCACAGACCCAGTTATGATTTGTCCCACATTTGTCATCATTCCATGTCTGTACAGGGTCATCTTGTCTATAGTATATctcaacacagtcctgctgcCCAGAGAACAGACCACCATTATCAGGCTGTCCTCTCCCCCAGTGCCTTAAcaacacagagaaccagacagtcaGACACTGTGGTACAAACATCCTCCTCAATAATAGACAAAGTCCTATGTTTTAAAGACACACTCTGTAAGATGTTATCAAGAATGGACCATTAACAGTGATATGTATTTTTTATATAAtgacattttaataaaaaaatatgactTGATTTCTGTGATACAGCTCTAGTTCTCATTGAATGACATTCATAAGTCGAAACATACATTTTGACGAACATGATTGGAAGCAATATATCATTGTTGTTTTGTATCTCCATATCACAAGGTAAAATAATCAAATATCTCACCCTGTGGTCAGTGGGGTGCCATCCACCCACTTCCAGGTCCcctcagtaacagagtcagtcagaccaatccaggCTCTCATGTGGAGGTTGAAGAGAAATGTCTATGGTTGAGAAAGATGAAGATTATGTCACTCTTAATATATtaataaaatctctctctctctctctcacacacctgttcctctctgctgtttatgatcaccaggtctgctcctctctccagacagtcctctctgctctccttccAGGTTTTCTTCTCAGTAGAGAGGAGGTACAACCTCGAGTCAAattttctccatccctcctgaCAATGCTGCTCTGTTGAAGAGCAAAGTTGAACACATTGAGAAACTTTGTTTGTATCTCTACTCAAAAACCCATTGATATATAATTATTCTTATTCATCACAGTTAATATCTCACCTATCACAAAACGCTTTGCCTGAATATGGCCTTTCTctctagtcaggttgttgtatctggtctgtaactggtctctctcttcagttgCGTTGATTTTATAAAGGGAGAAACTCTGGAAcaaggtgttccttttatcctcAGAATCTTTAATGGCTCTGTTATCTACAAAGTATAAATACATAGTTACTAGCTAAAATCCCCGATAAATAGGCCTAATAACCTGCACTTCTTGCAACTAGGTGAAAAGCAATGAACTTGGACATAAACTcacagtagacagacaggcctatgatcccagccagtagaACACACAGTAGCCCCAGAAACACAGCAACAACTAGGAAGGGTCTCTTCCCTGATCTATCAGGCTCTGTGGACACATACAAGAGACTTTTATGGattttttgtgagtgtgtgtgtgtgtgcgtgttacctGATTGCTGGTCTCCTGGTCCATTATTAGGAGCAgtgtctgctctctcttctctcttggtGCTGGTCTGACTGTCTCTCAGGGTGTCTGCACTgacgtacagtggggggaaaaagtatttgatcccctgctgattttgtaggtttgcccactgacaaagaaaggatcagtctataatttttatggtaggtttatttgaacagtgagagacagaataacaataaaaactatccagaaaaacgcatgtcaaaaatgttatacatttatttgcattttaatgagggaaataagtatttgaccccctctcaatcagaaagatttcaggctcccaggtgtcttttatacaggtaacgagctgagattagtagcacactcttaaaaggagtgtttctaactgcagcttgttacctgtaaaaagacacatgtccacagaagcaatcaatcaatcagataccaaactctccaccatggccaagaccaaagagctctccaaggatgtcagggacaagattgtagacctacacaaggctggaatgggctacaagaccatcgccaagcagcttggtgagaaggtgacaacatttgatgcgattattcgcaaatggaagaaacacaaaagaactgtcaatatccctcggcctggggctccatgcaagatctaacCTCGTGGGGTtgaaatgatcatgagaacggtgaggaatcagccaagaactacacgggaggatcttgtcaatgatctcaaggca
It contains:
- the LOC106597675 gene encoding CD209 antigen-like protein E, which codes for MSEGVYENSDGFEDNKPNAIKNTGIDCQIYDNVGNFNPSSRDGGIASEPDRSGKRPFLVVAVFLGLLCVLLAGIIGLSVYYNRAIKDSEDKRNTLFQSFSLYKINATEERDQLQTRYNNLTREKGHIQAKRFVIEQHCQEGWRKFDSRLYLLSTEKKTWKESREDCLERGADLVIINSREEQTFLFNLHMRAWIGLTDSVTEGTWKWVDGTPLTTGHWGRGQPDNGGLFSGQQDCVEIYYRQDDPVQTWNDDKCGTNHNWVCEKVV